A window of the Brassica napus cultivar Da-Ae chromosome C5, Da-Ae, whole genome shotgun sequence genome harbors these coding sequences:
- the LOC111206223 gene encoding serine/threonine-protein kinase-like protein CCR1 has product METHLFLLVLSLLLFLSKPGSGFGSPGPIAASLGGNSAFFCAIDASGRQEVICWGKNYSSPSSPSSSSSSTSQTYNIPSMAVLSGGDGFLCGVLSNTSQPFCFSSLGSSSSSGTDLVPLSYRTNAYSQIAAGNRHVCAVRGAYYSDHDSGTVDCWEITKAANNSFVAKESSNLYDQNVSNLVFNKIVSGDGFSCGVVREGGVLCFGPKSSTLGLNTTTSDSFEVLSAGKSSVCAILNSTREIKCWGDEDSFVNSPGDESRFVALASGPNHYCGIREDTHEVECWGNANFSLIPKASGFKAIASSDSIVCGIREEDLVLDCWMVNGSSTLAYDPPLELCSPGVCRAGPCGDKEFAFNASILGEPDLTSLCVRKELSLCSPCGSDCSNGFFLSSSCTENSDRVCTSCSLCQNSSCSDICKLHNHDSSSDKHWNQLALIVGSSASALLIIIICCCVVPRFVTSPNKEDGFKSCIGKTDLETEPLEMIAPAPSVTPFAQVFRLSELKDATNGFKEFNELGRGSYGFVYKAVLSDGRQVAVKRANASTIIHTNAREFEAELEILCNIRHSNIVNLIGYSTEMGERLLVYEYMPHGTLHDHLHGGFSPLSWGLRVRIALQTAKGLEYLHVEAEPRIVHGDVKSSNVLLDSEWAARVADFGLLTSSNERSLDVKGDVYDFGVVLLEILTGRKRYDRDCDPPEIVEWAVPVIREGKAAVVLDKYIASPRNVEPLLKLADVAELCVREDPSQRPNTSELVNLLDQLARDGLLL; this is encoded by the coding sequence ATGGAAACCCATCTCTTCCTCCTCGTTCTCTCACTCCTCCTATTCTTATCCAAacccggatccggattcggatccccCGGCCCCATCGCGGCCTCCTTAGGCGGCAACTCTGCTTTCTTCTGCGCCATCGACGCTAGCGGACGCCAAGAAGTTATCTGCTGGGGCAAAAACtactcatctccttcttctccatcttcctcttcttcttcaacttcaCAAACCTACAACATTCCTTCCATGGCCGTTCTCTCAGGCGGAGACGGTTTCCTCTGCGGTGTTCTGTCCAACACATCTCAACCCTTTTGTTTCAGTTCACTTggatcttcttcctcctcggGTACGGATCTTGTCCCTCTCTCTTACAGGACAAATGCTTACTCTCAGATCGCTGCTGGAAACAGACACGTCTGTGCAGTCAGAGGAGCTTACTATTCCGACCACGACTCTGGAACCGTAGACTGTTGGGAGATAACGAAAGCTGCGAATAACAGTTTTGTCGCTAAAGAGAGTTCTAACTTGTACGATCAGAACGTTAGTAACCTCGTCTTCAACAAGATTGTGTCTGGTGATGGGTTTAGCTGTGGTGTTGTCAGAGAAGGTGGGGTCCTCTGTTTCGGCCCAAAGTCTTCTACTTTAGGGCTTAACACAACAACTTCAGACAGCTTCGAGGTGTTATCCGCTGGGAAAAGTTCAGTATGTGCGATTCTAAACTCAACTCGTGAGATTAAATGTTGGGGAGACGAGGACTCTTTTGTTAATTCACCAGGTGATGAGTCTCGCTTCGTTGCGTTAGCATCTGGTCCTAACCATTACTGCGGGATCCGCGAAGATACTCACGAGGTTGAGTGTTGGGGCAACGCTAACTTCTCGCTGATACCTAAAGCTTCCGGCTTTAAGGCAATAGCTTCGTCTGATTCCATCGTCTGCGGTATAAGAGAAGAGGATCTCGTTCTCGACTGCTGGATGGTTAACGGGTCGTCGACGCTAGCGTACGATCCTCCTTTAGAGCTTTGCAGTCCAGGGGTATGTAGAGCTGGTCCTTGTGGGGATAAAGAGTTTGCTTTCAACGCAAGCATCCTCGGCGAGCCTGACCTAACGAGTTTATGCGTGAGGAAAGAGTTGTCGCTCTGTTCTCCTTGCGGATCGGATTGCTCTAACGGATTCTTCTTGTCGAGTTCGTGCACCGAGAACTCTGATCGGGTATGTACCTCGTGCTCGCTTTGTCAGAACAGTTCTTGTTCCGACATTTGTAAGCTTCACAACCACGATTCTTCTTCAGACAAACATTGGAATCAGCTAGCTCTCATCGTCGGCTCCTCCGCCTCGGCTCtgttgatcatcatcatctgttGTTGCGTCGTGCCACGGTTTGTCACTAGTCCTAACAAAGAAGACGGTTTCAAATCTTGCATAGGAAAGACCGATCTAGAAACCGAGCCACTCGAAATGATCGCCCCTGCTCCATCGGTAACCCCTTTCGCGCAAGTGTTTAGGCTCTCCGAGCTTAAAGACGCGACCAACGGGTTCAAAGAGTTCAACGAGCTAGGCAGAGGAAGCTACGGGTTCGTCTACAAAGCCGTGTTATCCGACGGGAGACAAGTCGCGGTTAAAAGAGCTAACGCATCGACGATAATCCACACTAACGCTAGAGAGTTCGAAGCCGAGCTAGAGATTCTATGCAACATTAGGCATAGCAACATCGTGAATCTCATCGGCTACTCCACCGAGATGGGAGAGAGGCTTCTTGTCTACGAGTACATGCCTCACGGTACGCTTCACGACCATCTCCACGGCGGGTTTTCGCCGTTGAGTTGGGGGTTAAGGGTTCGCATCGCGTTGCAAACGGCGAAGGGTCTCGAATATCTTCACGTTGAAGCTGAGCCGAGGATTGTGCATGGAGATGTGAAGTCTTCGAACGTGCTTTTGGACTCCGAGTGGGCCGCGAGAGTTGCGGATTTTGGGCTTCTGACGTCGTCTAACGAGAGGAGTTTGGACGTCAAAGGAGATGTTTATGACTTTGGGGTTGTGTTGTTGGAGATTTTGACCGGGAGGAAGCGTTACGATAGGGATTGTGACCCTCCGGAGATAGTTGAATGGGCAGTTCCCGTGATCAGGGAAGGCAAAGCGGCGGTGGTTTTGGATAAGTATATTGCTTCGCCGAGAAATGTGGAGCCGTTGTTGAAACTCGCTGACGTGGCGGAGTTGTGTGTACGGGAGGATCCGAGTCAACGACCAAACACGTCGGAACTTGTGAACTTGTTGGATCAGTTGGCCAGAGATGGACTGCTCCtgtag
- the LOC106452767 gene encoding coatomer subunit zeta-3: MSGTHDSCPLVKNILLLDSEGKRVAVKYYSDDWATNAAKLSFEKYVFSKTSKTNARTEAEITLLDSNIIVYKFAQDLHFFVTGGDDENELVLSSVLQGFFDAVALLLRNNVEKMEALENLDLIFLCLDEMVDQGVVLETDPNVIAGKVAMQSTEASGSLSEQTLTQALATAREHLARSLLT; encoded by the exons ATGTCAGGGACTCAT GATTCATGTCCTTTGGTAAAGAACATTCTTCTTCTGGACTCTGAAGGGAAGCGTGTGGCTGTCAAGTATTACTCCGATGACTGGGCGACTAATGCTGCCAAGTTGAGTTTTGAGAAGTACGTATTCTCCAAGACCTCTAAGACCAATGCTCGCACAGAAG CTGAGATCACTTTGCTGGACAGTAATATTATTGTCTATAAGTTCGCCCAGGACCTTCACTTCTTTGTCACTGGAGGCGATGATGAAAACGAGCTCGTCTTGTCTTCGGTTCTTCAAGGCTTTTTCGATGCTGTTGCACTTCTTCTAAG GAACAATGTGGAAAAGATGGAAGCCCTTGAGAACTTGGATCTCATTTTTCTCTGCCTCGATGAAATGGTCGATCAGGG GGTGGTTCTTGAAACAGACCCAAACGTCATTGCGGGAAAAGTAGCAATGCAGAGCACAGAAGCTAGTGGTTCACTCTCTGAACAG ACACTAACTCAAGCACTGGCAACAGCTCGGGAACATCTGGCAAGAAGTCTGCTTACATGA